GACGAACGGCACTTGGGGTGACCCAAGTCCGCTGACGGGGCCCACTGTGAGCGTGCTCGCGATGGGAGCAAGGCAGGAACAGCTGGGGAACAACGAACGGGAGCTCACCTTCCTTGGGAAGGTGAGCTCCCGTTCGTTGCCACCTCACCGCGAAACGCGTCATCACCTTTCGGGTTCATTCTTCCGACGCGTCATCACCTTTCGGGTTCATTCTTCCGACGCGTCATCACCTTTCGGGGTCTCCCCACCAATGCTCCGTCACTTTTTGCCCTGTTGCGGGTACTGTGAGGAAATATACGTGTAGCCGCCATCAAGGAGCATCATGGAAAAGTCATCACTGAAAGCGTTGGCCCGGGAGTTACTGGTTTCGGCCAAGTCCAAAAACAGCGGTCGCAGTGCCCGGACGGTCTATGGCGGGCATGAGAAGGTCCTGCGCCAGACGGTGGTGGCCCTAACCGCGGGAAGCTCCCTGGATGAGCATGACAATCCCGGCGAGGCCACGGTGCAGGTCCTCAGCGGCCGGCTGGTGTTGAAAGCTGGCGACGTTTCCTGGGAAGGCTCCCCCGGGGACCATCTCGTGGTCCCGTCGGTCCGGCACTCCGTGAATGCACTGGAAGACTGCACCTTCTTATTGACGGTGGCCAAGCCTTAGCGCTGCCGAAATCAGCTGCCGGACGAATCCGCTGGGAGCTGTCCACGCGGAGAGGTGTGGGAGCTGGAGGCGACGGTTTCGTTGTCGTTGTTCAGCACAACGCGCCAGTGGCCGCGCTCCCCTGCTAGGAATGCTGGCAGCCAGTGAATGGCGTCGGCCCACATCTTGGCATGGGGCAGGTCGGTGCACGGATACCACTGCGGGGCGATCTCGGAGCTTTCTTGGGGCTCGCCGTCGAACTTTCGGCACAAGAAGACGGTGGTAAACATATCCCACGCGGGCTTAGCAGGGAACACAAACTCCACGGTTCCCGCGGGAATCAGATCCATGGCATGGATAGTGAGAGAGGTTTCCTCCGCCACTTCGCGGCAGATGGCAGCGACTATGCTCTCGCCCGGTTCCACGTGCCCGCCAATCCCCACAACTTTTCCGGCACCCATTCCGGTCTTTTTCAGTCCGAGCAGCACTTCTTGACCGGTGCTGCCCTCACGGAGCAGGAAACACAGGGTCACATCGGCGGCGGTCATGCTTCCAGCCTACCTTTCAGTCCGACAAGCCAGCCCTCGAAGCCAGTCCCAGAAGCCGGCTCTAGTAGTCTGTCCGGTTTTCGTTGTTCCGCCACTGATCAAACGGATCCACGGCGTTGCCTGTGCTCAGGCTCGCCACCGGCATCAGAGCACCGTCATTTCCGGCGTCGAAGTACTCGTAGAAGAGCGCATCATCAAAGCCGGCAGCGGCCGCATCGTGACGGTCTGCTGCGAAGTACACCCGGCTGATCCTCGCCCACAACGCGGACGCCAGACACATGGGACAGGGCTCGCAACTGGTGTACAGCGTGGCTCCAGACAAATCAAAGCTGCCCACACCCTGGCAAGCATTGCGAATGGCGCTCACTTCGGCGTGGGCGGTGGGATCCAAGGTGGCGGTGACCCGGTTCAGGCCCGCAAACTCTTGCCCGTCGGCCGTCACAACGATGGCGCCAAAGGGCCCACCGTTGTTGAGCACATTGTCTGTGGCCAGCTTTACGGCTCTGGCCAAATACTGTTCGGCCACAGGCTGATCGGGTCCTTGCGATGCTTCCATGAGGGCTGCTCCTTCTGTGCCGAGTGTGCAGAGGAACCGGACCATACCTGACCCGGCCGTGATGTGTCTGCCGAAGATTTCTTGTGGTTAGGAGGCAGCCAACGGACTGTTGCGCCCGCTCAACTTGAGACTAACAACCCCGTGCCCACTGACCAAGTTGCCCTTGACTGTCCCGTCTGGTGCCTCGCAGAATCACGGAGTCGGAGCACGGACGTGCCGGCTCGGGCCCAGAGGTTAGCGCGGCATGTGCGCTCGGTGTTAGGAGAACTGTTTGCTGCACCATTTTGTCTGCAACGACAATGACGTTGGAGCATCACCATGAGCAACCCCGGCCCCTTAGCTGCCCGCCAGGTGGACACGGCCCGTGCCGCGGCCGCAGCCGTCACAGTTGACTATGAGGTACTGCCCTCACCCGTCTCGGTGCGCGATGCCCTCGCTGCAGGCTCTTGCCAAGGTACGCCCAAGACCATCAGTCGTGGTGGTGCTCGGGCTGCTCTTGCCACCGCGCACAGGGTGCTCGCCGGTGTCACCGAGTTTTCCCATCAAGAGCACTTCTACTTTGGAGAGTCAGGCTGCGTTGGCCACCGTGGACGAGGGTGGCCAGCTTTTGGTACAAAGCAGCACTCAGCACCCCTCGGAAACACAGGAAGTCCTAACTCATGTGCTGAACCGCCCGCTCCACGAGGTCACCGTGCAGAGTCTGCGCATGGGTGGCGGCTTCGGCGGCAAGGAAATGCCATCCCATGGATTTGCGGCCATTGCTGCCCTAGGCACTCTCCTCACTGGCCGCCCCGCCAGGGTGCGATCACCCCGGAACGGATGCGGCCTTTGCTTGAAGGTCAGGCCGCGGTGAGCGTTCATCACACGCCGCGCCCAGAGGTAGTCCTGGATGGGCTTCCGCAGGGGGCCTTCATTCTTGTGCTAACGCATGATCATGCCGAGGACCTGATTCTGTGCGCGGCTGCGCTGCGGTCCCAGCCGTCCTACATTAGGCTGATTAGCTCCCACAGCAAATGGCAGCGATTTTGCAAAAGGCTACTCGAAGAGGGCCACGATGAAGAGCAGATCAGCTCAACTACCAGCTCATCGGCCTACCTTCCATCACCGGCAAGGATCCTGTTAGCATTGCCATTGCCGCGGATCTGACCAGCCGCTGGGAGTCACGCCAGGGCTGAAATTGCCGCCAGGCCGCCAGTTCCTGACCGCGGATAGACCTCCATGACGTCCATTTCGCAGTAGGGCTTGACGCGAAAGCACGCTGTAGATTCAGTTACGCGCCCCGTCTGCTCGGCTTGGCATTCACCGGGACTACCCGAGGGCGCGGGGGTGCGCGGCGGCGTACACTTCACGCAAGGTCTCAGCAGTGACCAGCGTGTAAACCTGTGTTGTGGTCACCGAGGCGTGGCCCAAGAGTTCCTGAACAACACGCACATCGGCCCCACCTTCTAACAAGTGGGTGGCAAATGAATGGCGCAGCGTGTGGGGTGAGACTTCAGCATCCACCTGAGCCTTCTCGGCCACGGACTTCAAAATGGTCCACACGCTTTGGCGGCTGATCCGTCCGCCCCGTGCATTGAGGAACAGCGCAGGTGTTCCCTTGCCCTTGGCGACCAGCGCAGGCCTCCCCCGGACCAGATAGGCTTCCAAGGCTCGCAGGGCGTAAGAGCCAATAGGTACGATCCGTTCCTTGGAGCCCTTACCAAACAAGCGAACCAGCGAGGGCCCATCCTCGGATTCGGAGGGAAGCACCAGATCATCCACGTCCAGCCCCACGGCTTCACTGATGCGGGCACCTGTGGAGTACAAGAACTCCAACATGGCCGCGTCCCGGAGACCGGTAGGGGTCTCGGATCCGGCTGCTTCAAGGATGCGGGTGACGTCGTGAACACTAATGGCCTTGGGGAGCCGGCGGCCAGCCTGCGGCGGGTGAATGTCGGTGGCCGGGTCGGCTGTGCTGATGCCTTCCAGAGCCCAAAATTTGTGGAGTCCCCGCACCGATACCACGGTGCGCGCCACGGACCGCAGCCCGAGCGCCGATCCCCCATCTGCGCCGTCGGACAGGCCCTGGGAAAACTCACTAATATGGCGGCGAGTTATCTGCTCCACCTGGGTAATTCCGGCCGCTTGCAGGAACAGCCCATAGCGGCGCAGATCGCGCTCGTACGCTTGCAAGGTGTTTG
The Arthrobacter alpinus genome window above contains:
- a CDS encoding cupin domain-containing protein yields the protein MEKSSLKALARELLVSAKSKNSGRSARTVYGGHEKVLRQTVVALTAGSSLDEHDNPGEATVQVLSGRLVLKAGDVSWEGSPGDHLVVPSVRHSVNALEDCTFLLTVAKP
- a CDS encoding 8-oxo-dGTP diphosphatase, which translates into the protein MTAADVTLCFLLREGSTGQEVLLGLKKTGMGAGKVVGIGGHVEPGESIVAAICREVAEETSLTIHAMDLIPAGTVEFVFPAKPAWDMFTTVFLCRKFDGEPQESSEIAPQWYPCTDLPHAKMWADAIHWLPAFLAGERGHWRVVLNNDNETVASSSHTSPRGQLPADSSGS
- a CDS encoding nucleoside deaminase, producing the protein MEASQGPDQPVAEQYLARAVKLATDNVLNNGGPFGAIVVTADGQEFAGLNRVTATLDPTAHAEVSAIRNACQGVGSFDLSGATLYTSCEPCPMCLASALWARISRVYFAADRHDAAAAGFDDALFYEYFDAGNDGALMPVASLSTGNAVDPFDQWRNNENRTDY
- a CDS encoding XdhC family protein, producing the protein MRPLLEGQAAVSVHHTPRPEVVLDGLPQGAFILVLTHDHAEDLILCAAALRSQPSYIRLISSHSKWQRFCKRLLEEGHDEEQISSTTSSSAYLPSPARILLALPLPRI
- the xerD gene encoding site-specific tyrosine recombinase XerD, encoding MERLIRDYLLHVSVERGLAPNTLQAYERDLRRYGLFLQAAGITQVEQITRRHISEFSQGLSDGADGGSALGLRSVARTVVSVRGLHKFWALEGISTADPATDIHPPQAGRRLPKAISVHDVTRILEAAGSETPTGLRDAAMLEFLYSTGARISEAVGLDVDDLVLPSESEDGPSLVRLFGKGSKERIVPIGSYALRALEAYLVRGRPALVAKGKGTPALFLNARGGRISRQSVWTILKSVAEKAQVDAEVSPHTLRHSFATHLLEGGADVRVVQELLGHASVTTTQVYTLVTAETLREVYAAAHPRALG